One segment of Candidatus Eremiobacteraceae bacterium DNA contains the following:
- a CDS encoding glycosyltransferase, whose protein sequence is MPITTLETAIAAFGQGTPFAKMDRQIAIGVMAFNEEGNIARLLDSILCQTAYDDINRVVVIASGCTDRTCPIVERYAAEHPKIHLVTEPERGGKVRAINTFFALAPEPILLVSSADLIFEPQTVAALTAPLADPAVGMVGSHPVPLNSADDFIGFTVQLMWQLHHEVSLRNPKMGELIAFRNVFRGLNPDTAADEVQIEHGVRSVGYEIRYAPDAIVHNRGPETLSDFIAQRTRWIAFNMRIQRVHRLPVSTLTATPLLEAMVAYVRRERPRWDWLVGAALLEMYCRVRATIEYSRWNSGTSGSWTPVASTKRLVHDADPNHAHAGIHS, encoded by the coding sequence GTGCCGATAACCACTCTAGAGACAGCAATCGCCGCCTTCGGGCAAGGGACGCCGTTCGCAAAAATGGACCGCCAGATCGCCATCGGCGTCATGGCCTTCAACGAAGAAGGCAACATCGCGCGCCTGCTCGACAGCATCCTATGCCAGACAGCATACGATGATATCAATCGCGTGGTCGTGATCGCAAGCGGGTGCACCGACCGCACGTGTCCCATCGTCGAACGGTATGCGGCGGAGCATCCGAAGATCCACCTCGTCACCGAACCGGAGCGCGGGGGTAAAGTGCGGGCGATCAACACGTTCTTCGCACTCGCACCCGAACCAATCTTGCTCGTGTCGTCCGCGGACCTCATCTTCGAACCTCAGACGGTCGCCGCGTTGACCGCTCCCCTGGCAGACCCCGCTGTCGGTATGGTGGGCAGCCATCCGGTACCGCTCAATTCCGCAGACGATTTCATCGGCTTCACCGTCCAATTGATGTGGCAGCTGCATCACGAAGTCTCGCTCCGCAATCCGAAGATGGGCGAATTGATCGCCTTCCGCAACGTCTTCCGGGGACTCAACCCCGATACGGCCGCCGACGAAGTGCAGATCGAGCACGGCGTGAGGTCCGTCGGCTACGAGATCCGCTATGCGCCGGACGCGATCGTCCACAATCGCGGTCCGGAAACGCTGAGCGATTTCATAGCGCAGCGCACGCGCTGGATCGCATTCAATATGCGGATACAGCGCGTACATCGCCTGCCCGTTTCCACTCTGACCGCGACACCGCTGCTCGAGGCGATGGTCGCATACGTCCGCAGAGAGCGGCCTCGTTGGGACTGGCTCGTCGGTGCGGCGCTGCTCGAAATGTATTGTCGCGTGCGCGCGACCATTGAATATTCGCGCTGGAACTCAGGAACGTCGGGCAGCTGGACTCCGGTGGCGTCCACGAAACGGCTCGTCCATGACGCCGATCCAAACCACGCGCACGCCGGCATTCACTCTTAG
- a CDS encoding glycosyltransferase family 2 protein — protein MPNITAIIPTFSRPRLLRRAITSVLSQTYADLVLWVYDNASDDETAAVVRTFAARDARVRYHRHETNIGGFENFLYAMERVETPYFAFLSDDDALFPNCYEVCMNGFASYPDAYLSAGSTVEVDDAGLVRYAPIARWPREGRYAPPDGLFMMLDNRHPTWTAVVFRREALRDVGLLDPAVGPPSDLDYELRIAARFPVSVSFEPCAVYTHHAGSGSAREDARVAAGMTVMMENLCADPRIPSGVRAALRERLGGQIRLKLLEVCVKALVRGEDDTAAEAAQRLRERGDAPVLAFWLGCLIRLCRASTFIRSGLRAAERLRLRIRADRAKRTLRGDSFERALQALSALETAQV, from the coding sequence GTGCCGAACATAACCGCGATCATCCCGACGTTCTCACGCCCGCGCCTATTGCGGCGCGCTATCACAAGCGTACTGTCGCAAACGTACGCCGACCTCGTGCTGTGGGTCTATGACAACGCATCCGACGACGAGACCGCCGCAGTCGTAAGGACGTTCGCGGCGCGCGATGCGCGGGTCCGGTACCACCGTCACGAGACCAATATCGGCGGTTTTGAGAATTTCTTGTACGCGATGGAGCGCGTCGAAACGCCGTACTTCGCGTTTCTCTCCGACGACGACGCGCTTTTCCCGAACTGCTACGAAGTCTGCATGAACGGGTTTGCCTCATATCCCGACGCGTATCTGTCGGCCGGCTCGACCGTGGAGGTGGATGACGCGGGCTTGGTCCGGTACGCCCCGATCGCGCGGTGGCCGCGCGAAGGGCGATACGCGCCGCCCGACGGCTTGTTCATGATGCTCGACAACCGCCATCCAACGTGGACGGCGGTCGTATTCCGGCGCGAAGCGCTGCGCGACGTCGGGCTCCTCGATCCGGCGGTTGGTCCGCCGAGCGATCTCGACTACGAACTGCGCATCGCTGCCCGATTTCCCGTGTCCGTCTCGTTCGAACCGTGCGCGGTATACACGCACCACGCAGGCTCCGGGTCGGCGCGCGAGGACGCCCGTGTGGCTGCCGGCATGACCGTGATGATGGAGAACCTGTGCGCCGACCCACGCATTCCGTCCGGCGTGCGCGCCGCGCTTCGAGAACGACTCGGCGGTCAGATACGGTTGAAGCTCCTCGAAGTCTGCGTCAAGGCCCTTGTGCGCGGCGAGGACGATACGGCCGCCGAGGCGGCGCAGCGGCTGCGCGAACGGGGTGATGCGCCGGTTCTCGCATTCTGGCTTGGGTGTCTCATCCGGTTATGCCGTGCGTCGACCTTCATCCGGTCGGGCTTGCGTGCCGCCGAGCGGCTGCGCCTCCGGATCCGGGCGGATCGTGCGAAGCGGACCCTGCGTGGCGATTCGTTCGAGCGCGCGCTGCAGGCTTTATCGGCTTTGGAAACGGCGCAAGTCTAA
- a CDS encoding DegT/DnrJ/EryC1/StrS family aminotransferase: MEVPRIPVFAPHIGVDTLKHLTDALDVGWLGMGASTQEFEERIAGYIGGAGRHVVAVNTGTSALHVALRAAGIGVGDEVITPSFNYVADHQAVASSGAEVVMCDVRDDDLGMDCEQAGALVTPRTKALIPLHFAGIPCDRAGVYALARARGLRVIEDACHAFGTEMGGAKIGSDGDVAVFSFDPVKIITSIDGGCVVGGDPLELAKLHRLRLLGVDKDTTERYKNRRAWDYDVVSEGYRYHLTNIMASVGISQIKRVDEFIRSRQAVCRAYSAAFDGLPWARTPRTDFSGVSPFIYSLRVTDGRRPAFIEHLRARGIDAGIHFVPVHRHTYFKNARRGDMTVTERVVDEVVTLPLHSNMRQEFVERVIDAVTTFA, from the coding sequence ATGGAAGTGCCGCGGATTCCGGTGTTCGCGCCGCACATCGGCGTCGACACGCTCAAGCATCTTACCGACGCGCTCGATGTCGGCTGGCTCGGGATGGGCGCGTCCACGCAGGAATTCGAGGAGCGCATCGCCGGCTATATCGGCGGCGCGGGAAGGCACGTTGTCGCGGTCAACACCGGCACGTCGGCGCTGCATGTGGCGTTGCGCGCCGCGGGCATCGGCGTGGGAGACGAGGTCATCACACCATCGTTCAACTACGTGGCCGACCATCAGGCCGTCGCGAGCTCGGGCGCCGAGGTCGTGATGTGCGATGTCCGCGACGACGATCTCGGTATGGATTGCGAGCAAGCCGGCGCGCTCGTCACGCCGCGCACCAAAGCCCTGATTCCACTGCATTTCGCCGGCATTCCGTGCGATCGCGCGGGGGTCTATGCGCTCGCTCGCGCGCGCGGCCTGCGCGTCATCGAAGACGCGTGTCACGCGTTCGGCACCGAGATGGGTGGGGCGAAGATCGGCAGTGATGGCGACGTCGCGGTGTTCAGTTTCGATCCGGTGAAGATCATCACGTCGATCGACGGCGGATGCGTGGTCGGCGGCGATCCCCTCGAACTCGCGAAGCTGCACCGGCTGCGTCTACTGGGAGTGGACAAAGACACAACCGAGCGCTACAAGAACCGGCGCGCGTGGGACTACGACGTGGTCAGCGAAGGCTACCGGTATCACCTCACCAACATCATGGCGAGCGTCGGCATCTCGCAGATCAAACGGGTCGACGAGTTCATCCGTTCGCGGCAAGCCGTGTGCCGCGCGTACAGCGCAGCGTTTGACGGCCTGCCTTGGGCACGTACGCCGCGGACGGATTTCAGCGGCGTGTCGCCGTTCATCTACAGCCTGCGAGTGACGGACGGACGGCGGCCCGCGTTTATAGAGCACTTGCGCGCGCGCGGAATAGACGCGGGCATTCATTTCGTGCCGGTTCACCGGCACACGTATTTTAAAAACGCGAGGCGCGGAGATATGACCGTGACCGAACGCGTCGTCGACGAGGTGGTCACCCTTCCTCTGCATTCGAATATGCGTCAGGAGTTCGTCGAGCGCGTGATCGACGCGGTCACTACGTTCGCTTGA
- a CDS encoding cephalosporin hydroxylase family protein produces the protein MTQKSDSSDPKDPKVIARMAADPDLRAAAHDFFQRSCDYRYTYNWTWLGRPVIQYPQDLIALQEIVWRQRPDAIVETGIAHGGSAVFFASLMELLGGDRRVIAVDIDIRSQNRAALETHPLAHRIDLIEGSSVDEEVVAKVRAAIGERTNVFVMLDSNHTHAHVREELRLYAPLVRKGGYLVVMDTVVEFMRPDAFPDRPWGKGDNPMTAVREFLASDDRFVVDEEYDRKLLVTVAPGGYLRCVKE, from the coding sequence GTGACGCAAAAAAGCGATAGCTCCGACCCGAAGGACCCGAAGGTGATCGCGCGCATGGCCGCAGATCCGGATCTGCGTGCCGCGGCGCATGACTTCTTCCAGCGTTCGTGCGACTACCGGTACACGTACAACTGGACGTGGCTAGGCAGGCCGGTCATACAGTATCCGCAGGATCTCATCGCGCTTCAGGAGATCGTCTGGCGTCAGCGCCCCGACGCGATCGTCGAGACGGGCATAGCTCACGGCGGCAGCGCGGTGTTCTTCGCGAGCTTGATGGAGTTGCTCGGCGGCGATCGTCGAGTCATCGCCGTGGACATCGATATCCGGTCGCAAAACCGCGCAGCATTGGAAACGCACCCGCTCGCCCATCGCATCGACTTGATCGAAGGCTCTTCCGTGGACGAAGAGGTCGTCGCCAAGGTGCGCGCCGCCATCGGCGAGCGCACGAACGTGTTCGTTATGCTCGACTCCAATCACACGCATGCGCATGTCCGCGAAGAGCTTCGGCTGTATGCACCGCTCGTCCGCAAAGGCGGCTACCTCGTCGTCATGGACACGGTCGTCGAGTTCATGCGCCCCGACGCATTCCCGGACCGGCCATGGGGAAAAGGCGACAACCCGATGACGGCGGTCCGAGAGTTCCTCGCGTCAGACGATCGGTTTGTGGTCGATGAGGAATACGATCGCAAACTTCTCGTGACTGTCGCGCCGGGCGGGTACTTGCGATGCGTGAAGGAGTGA
- a CDS encoding NeuD/PglB/VioB family sugar acetyltransferase — MSRAATPMVVWGAAGQALVLCEFLADAGFEPIAFFDNDIATRSPLPDVPIHHGPDGFRGWLHEQNRDGVAFAVAIGGDRATERLKLHAMLEAAGLRATVLVHPAAYVARDASLAAGTQILAGAVIGARANLGVACIVNTAASVDHECMLGDGTHIGPGAVLAGCVRTGADVFVGAGAVVVPRVEIGAGAVIGAGAVVLSDVPPNSIVSGVPARLHREPAS; from the coding sequence ATGAGCCGCGCGGCGACGCCGATGGTGGTCTGGGGAGCGGCAGGACAGGCTCTGGTCCTCTGTGAGTTCCTCGCCGATGCAGGCTTCGAGCCAATCGCTTTCTTTGACAACGACATCGCCACGCGCAGTCCGCTGCCGGACGTGCCGATCCATCACGGACCGGACGGCTTCCGCGGGTGGCTTCACGAGCAGAACCGCGATGGCGTGGCGTTCGCGGTCGCTATCGGCGGAGACCGGGCAACCGAGCGTCTGAAGCTGCACGCCATGCTTGAGGCGGCTGGATTGCGCGCCACCGTGCTCGTCCACCCCGCTGCATACGTCGCGCGCGATGCATCGCTCGCTGCCGGCACGCAGATCCTCGCCGGCGCCGTGATCGGTGCGCGCGCGAACTTGGGCGTGGCGTGCATCGTGAACACCGCCGCGAGCGTCGACCACGAATGCATGCTCGGCGACGGTACGCATATCGGCCCAGGCGCGGTGCTTGCTGGTTGCGTGCGCACCGGCGCGGATGTGTTTGTGGGCGCCGGCGCCGTAGTGGTCCCGAGAGTCGAGATCGGCGCGGGAGCGGTCATCGGAGCCGGTGCTGTCGTGCTCTCGGACGTTCCACCGAACAGTATCGTGTCCGGGGTGCCCGCACGCCTTCATCGGGAGCCTGCGTCGTGA
- a CDS encoding class I SAM-dependent methyltransferase, translating to MSASTCRFCAAELRTVVADLGMSPPSNALIDPMRGAQPEMFYPLRLYVCERCWLVQLEQFQSPAEIFSADYAYFSSYSTTWLAHVDAFAADAIARFGLGGDSLVVEVASNDGYLLKGFQARGVPVLGIEPARNVADAAIAAGIPTVVEFLTRTTGAALAEGGQSGDLVVGNNVLAHVPDLNDFVAGLAGLVKPAGVLTLEFPHVLRMVERSEFDTIYHEHFSYFSLASATAVLEACGLYVVDVDELPTHGGSLRVFARRTQSAPSAAVDRVLNAERAAALTSVQGYAGLQKSAEAVKMALLEFLIRCKRDGLTVVGYGAPAKATTMLNYCGIRTDFLPYTVDRSLHKQGKLIPGVRIPIDSPERIARTRPDYVLILPWNIKDEVTQQMAAIKDWGGRFVVAVPKLTVLP from the coding sequence GTGAGCGCATCTACGTGCCGCTTCTGCGCCGCCGAACTGCGGACGGTAGTGGCAGATCTCGGCATGTCGCCCCCGTCGAACGCGCTGATCGATCCGATGCGAGGCGCGCAGCCGGAGATGTTCTACCCACTCCGCCTTTACGTATGCGAGCGCTGTTGGCTCGTCCAGCTCGAGCAGTTTCAATCGCCGGCGGAGATCTTCAGCGCTGACTACGCGTACTTTTCGTCGTATTCGACCACCTGGCTCGCGCACGTCGACGCATTCGCGGCCGACGCGATCGCGCGCTTCGGACTCGGAGGGGATAGCCTCGTCGTCGAAGTCGCGAGCAACGACGGCTACCTCCTGAAAGGCTTTCAAGCTCGCGGCGTTCCGGTGCTCGGCATCGAGCCCGCTCGCAATGTGGCCGATGCGGCGATCGCCGCCGGGATTCCGACCGTCGTGGAATTCTTGACCCGCACCACCGGCGCCGCATTGGCGGAGGGCGGGCAATCCGGCGATCTCGTGGTGGGCAATAACGTGTTGGCTCACGTGCCCGACCTGAACGACTTCGTGGCCGGGCTCGCGGGTTTGGTCAAGCCGGCGGGCGTGCTCACGCTGGAGTTTCCGCACGTGCTGCGCATGGTGGAACGATCTGAATTCGATACGATTTACCACGAGCACTTTTCGTATTTCTCGCTTGCGTCGGCCACGGCGGTGCTCGAAGCATGCGGTCTCTACGTCGTCGATGTCGACGAACTTCCCACGCACGGCGGTTCGCTTCGCGTCTTCGCGCGCCGCACGCAATCGGCGCCTTCGGCTGCCGTCGATCGGGTGCTCAACGCCGAGAGGGCCGCAGCCTTGACCTCTGTGCAAGGCTACGCCGGTCTGCAAAAGAGCGCGGAAGCAGTCAAAATGGCGTTATTGGAATTCCTCATCCGCTGCAAGCGAGACGGGTTGACGGTCGTCGGATACGGCGCGCCGGCCAAAGCGACGACCATGCTCAACTATTGCGGCATTCGGACCGACTTCTTACCGTATACGGTCGACCGCAGCCTACACAAGCAGGGCAAGCTGATTCCAGGCGTTCGCATACCGATCGATTCTCCCGAACGCATCGCGCGCACGCGGCCCGACTACGTGTTGATCCTTCCTTGGAATATCAAGGATGAGGTGACCCAGCAGATGGCAGCGATCAAGGACTGGGGCGGCCGCTTCGTCGTCGCCGTGCCAAAGCTGACGGTGCTGCCATGA
- the rfbG gene encoding CDP-glucose 4,6-dehydratase, translated as MTAEHEAFWPGVRVLVTGHTGFKGAWLTLWLHRLGADVAGYSFAPPPGPSAFELARLDEIGGAEFGDILDMNRLNAAFERHRPQIVFHLAAQALVRAGYADPAATYEINALGTANVLLAARAQESVRAVVAVTSDKCYDGHAGERRHREDDPLGGDDPYSASKACAEHVAAALRATWCSGDAPARMRIATARAGNVIGGGDWSTDRLVPDALAAFASGTVLSIRNPAAIRPWQYVLDPISAYLDLARRLAGDDGLDFARAWNFGPSEDSERTVSWVADRLAASWGSGAAWQTEPGLHPPERHSLRLDSAAAAASLGWRAGVELEHALGLTVRWYRHYRDGRPVRALMLDEIERYEKALAA; from the coding sequence TTGACCGCCGAACACGAGGCGTTCTGGCCCGGCGTGCGCGTCCTCGTCACCGGGCATACCGGTTTCAAGGGCGCTTGGCTCACGTTGTGGCTGCATCGGCTGGGCGCCGATGTGGCCGGCTACTCGTTTGCTCCGCCTCCTGGGCCAAGCGCGTTCGAACTCGCGCGACTCGACGAGATCGGCGGTGCGGAGTTCGGCGATATTTTGGACATGAACCGGCTCAATGCCGCGTTCGAGCGGCATCGTCCGCAGATCGTGTTTCATCTCGCGGCGCAGGCGCTCGTCCGAGCCGGCTACGCCGATCCGGCGGCGACGTACGAGATCAACGCGCTCGGAACGGCGAACGTGCTCTTGGCTGCGCGCGCGCAGGAGAGCGTCCGCGCTGTCGTCGCGGTGACGAGCGACAAATGTTACGACGGGCATGCGGGCGAGCGCCGCCATCGTGAAGACGATCCTCTTGGCGGCGACGATCCGTATTCCGCGAGCAAGGCGTGTGCCGAACACGTCGCGGCGGCGTTGCGTGCGACGTGGTGCAGCGGCGACGCTCCGGCGCGCATGCGGATCGCGACGGCCCGAGCGGGCAACGTCATCGGCGGCGGCGATTGGTCGACCGACCGGCTCGTGCCCGACGCGCTCGCGGCATTCGCATCCGGAACGGTGCTTTCGATCCGCAACCCCGCGGCGATCCGGCCGTGGCAATACGTGCTCGACCCCATCTCCGCGTATCTGGATCTCGCGCGCAGGCTCGCGGGCGACGACGGGCTCGATTTCGCCCGCGCTTGGAACTTCGGCCCATCCGAAGATTCGGAACGAACCGTATCGTGGGTCGCCGATCGGCTCGCTGCGTCGTGGGGAAGCGGCGCAGCCTGGCAGACGGAGCCCGGTCTGCATCCGCCTGAACGGCACTCGCTTCGGCTCGATAGCGCCGCCGCCGCCGCATCGCTCGGTTGGCGTGCTGGCGTGGAATTGGAGCATGCGCTCGGGTTGACTGTCCGCTGGTACCGGCACTATCGCGACGGGCGGCCCGTGCGAGCGTTGATGCTTGACGAGATCGAGCGCTACGAAAAAGCTTTAGCGGCGTGA
- the rfbF gene encoding glucose-1-phosphate cytidylyltransferase gives MKAVILAGGLGTRISEETQLRPKPMIEIGGKPVLWHIMKTYAAHGVNDFVICCGYKGYVIKEYFANYALHSSDVTFDLRSGTMTTNETTTEPWSVTLVDTGDETATGGRLKRIARYIKDEEDFCFTYGDGVSDIDIGALIAFHRRSGALATVTAAQPPGRFGVLTMSRDRITEFREKPATEGGRINGGYFVLSPKVLEYIADDTTVWEREPMERLAAQSQLAAFVHDGFWQPLDTLRDKTALNEMWAAGKAPWKVWA, from the coding sequence ATGAAAGCCGTCATTCTCGCCGGCGGTCTCGGCACGCGGATCAGTGAAGAGACGCAGCTTCGTCCTAAGCCGATGATCGAGATCGGCGGCAAGCCGGTGTTGTGGCATATCATGAAGACGTATGCGGCGCACGGCGTGAACGACTTCGTCATCTGCTGCGGATATAAAGGCTACGTGATCAAGGAGTATTTCGCGAACTACGCGCTGCACAGCTCCGACGTCACCTTCGATCTGCGAAGCGGCACGATGACGACAAACGAGACCACGACTGAGCCGTGGTCGGTCACGCTCGTCGACACGGGCGACGAGACGGCCACCGGCGGCCGTCTGAAGCGCATCGCCCGCTATATCAAAGACGAAGAAGATTTCTGCTTCACGTACGGCGACGGCGTCAGCGACATCGATATCGGCGCGTTGATCGCCTTTCACCGGCGGTCGGGCGCGCTCGCCACCGTCACCGCTGCTCAGCCGCCCGGACGATTCGGCGTGCTCACGATGTCGCGCGATCGCATCACGGAGTTCCGCGAGAAACCCGCGACCGAAGGCGGCCGCATCAACGGCGGCTACTTCGTGCTGTCGCCCAAGGTGCTCGAATACATCGCGGACGACACGACCGTTTGGGAGCGCGAGCCGATGGAGCGGCTCGCGGCGCAGTCGCAGCTCGCGGCGTTCGTCCACGACGGATTCTGGCAGCCGTTGGACACGCTTCGCGACAAGACCGCGCTGAATGAGATGTGGGCGGCCGGAAAAGCGCCGTGGAAGGTATGGGCTTGA
- a CDS encoding YqeG family HAD IIIA-type phosphatase, with the protein MTPDAAVEKIEDFDARRFEQWGVRGIALDLDNTIVPWHTAFVTPGATAWIRDVLARGIGICLITNNYSGGSAATSALFNVPIIKGALKPSPWSFHAALRKLGVAGANAAVVGDQIFTDVLGGKLAGMRAVLVAPLSRAEFPTTKFVRMLERPMLAMLRKRGLLEQ; encoded by the coding sequence GTGACGCCGGACGCAGCCGTCGAGAAGATCGAGGATTTTGATGCGCGGCGTTTCGAGCAATGGGGCGTGCGCGGCATCGCGCTGGATCTGGACAACACGATCGTCCCCTGGCACACCGCGTTCGTCACGCCCGGCGCGACGGCGTGGATACGCGATGTGCTCGCCCGCGGCATCGGCATCTGTCTGATCACGAACAACTATTCCGGCGGGTCGGCCGCGACGTCGGCGCTGTTCAACGTGCCCATCATCAAAGGCGCGCTCAAACCGTCGCCTTGGTCGTTCCATGCCGCGTTGCGCAAGCTTGGCGTAGCCGGCGCGAACGCCGCCGTCGTCGGCGATCAGATCTTCACCGACGTGCTGGGCGGAAAGCTCGCCGGGATGCGGGCCGTGCTCGTCGCGCCGCTCAGCCGCGCCGAGTTCCCAACCACAAAGTTCGTCCGCATGCTCGAGCGCCCGATGCTCGCCATGCTGCGCAAGCGAGGCCTGTTGGAACAGTGA
- the glpX gene encoding class II fructose-bisphosphatase encodes MDTLDFVKVTEAAALAASRWMGKGERNLADGAAVEKMRAVLNDMDITGRIVIGEGERDEAPMLYIGEQLGRGGIEVDIAVDPVEGTNLVANGLPNSIAVLAVTTKGGLLNAPDTYMDKLAVGPKAAPYVHIDASVKENLQLVANALERPIEDVTVVILDRPRHKELIEEVRRAGARIKLISDGDVDAAIATAIDSTGIHVSMGTGGAPEGVLAAAALKCLGGGFMGRLKFRNDDEIKRAKEMGFGETDKILTMDDLVKSSEVTFVATGITDGDLCRGVRFSGNGARTHSIIMNSHSGTTRFVETIHHLRAEPLRGRPR; translated from the coding sequence ATGGATACGCTCGATTTCGTCAAGGTGACGGAAGCCGCCGCGCTCGCAGCCTCGCGTTGGATGGGCAAAGGCGAACGAAATCTCGCGGACGGCGCGGCGGTCGAGAAGATGCGCGCCGTTCTCAACGACATGGATATCACGGGCAGAATCGTGATCGGCGAAGGCGAACGCGACGAAGCTCCCATGCTGTACATCGGCGAGCAGCTCGGACGCGGTGGAATCGAAGTCGATATCGCGGTCGATCCGGTGGAGGGCACGAATCTCGTCGCCAACGGCTTGCCGAATTCGATCGCCGTGCTTGCCGTCACCACGAAGGGCGGGCTCCTCAACGCGCCGGACACGTATATGGACAAACTGGCGGTCGGGCCGAAAGCCGCGCCGTACGTGCACATCGATGCGTCGGTGAAAGAGAATCTTCAATTGGTCGCAAACGCGCTCGAACGTCCCATCGAAGACGTCACCGTTGTGATCCTCGACCGGCCGCGCCACAAGGAGCTCATCGAAGAAGTGCGCAGGGCGGGCGCGCGCATCAAGCTGATTTCGGACGGCGACGTCGACGCAGCGATCGCCACCGCCATCGACAGCACCGGCATCCACGTCTCGATGGGCACGGGCGGCGCGCCCGAAGGCGTGCTCGCCGCAGCGGCCCTCAAATGTCTGGGCGGCGGCTTCATGGGCCGGCTCAAGTTCCGCAACGATGACGAGATCAAACGCGCGAAGGAGATGGGGTTCGGTGAGACCGACAAGATTCTCACGATGGACGATCTCGTGAAGAGCAGCGAGGTGACCTTCGTGGCGACGGGCATCACCGACGGCGACTTGTGCCGCGGCGTGCGCTTCTCGGGCAACGGCGCGCGCACGCACTCCATCATCATGAACAGCCATTCCGGCACCACGCGATTCGTCGAGACCATTCATCATCTGCGAGCCGAGCCGCTGCGGGGCCGTCCGCGCTGA
- a CDS encoding CBM20 domain-containing protein: MFRRLATIAIAVAACGAGLFSTAASSEAGQGVDANTPASAVVGVFVSLGTDTAGTLITIDRAGSLTSLRVAATATVSEDETGAAPRPGSLASLKPGEPVELQLAADGGVASVVARYALVATRVIATQNGYVVTADGNAYKLIGAALAAAPSLETGTYVLMRTDPVTGGAFDVTASSVPFHSATAPGTVVAVTFIVLVPPNTPPGDAIYLATNSGSWTPNGTRLAPLSGGRWSATLQLAAGTQIEYRYTRGSWTTDERTAAGTPTPNRTVTVSKTPGAQAIDDVVARWADLAS, translated from the coding sequence ATGTTTCGCCGTCTTGCGACGATCGCCATCGCAGTGGCCGCGTGCGGCGCAGGGTTGTTCTCGACGGCGGCGTCGAGCGAAGCCGGCCAAGGCGTCGATGCGAACACTCCGGCGTCGGCCGTCGTCGGCGTTTTCGTCTCTTTGGGCACCGACACGGCAGGCACGCTCATCACCATAGACCGCGCAGGTTCGCTGACCTCGCTTCGGGTCGCGGCGACCGCGACGGTGAGCGAAGACGAAACGGGTGCAGCGCCGCGTCCGGGAAGCCTTGCCTCGCTCAAACCTGGGGAACCGGTCGAATTGCAGCTTGCCGCGGACGGCGGCGTCGCTTCAGTGGTCGCTCGGTACGCGTTGGTCGCGACGCGGGTGATCGCGACGCAGAACGGTTACGTCGTCACGGCCGACGGCAACGCGTACAAACTCATCGGCGCCGCACTCGCCGCCGCACCATCGCTTGAGACCGGCACGTACGTGCTCATGCGGACGGATCCGGTCACCGGCGGCGCCTTCGACGTCACGGCTTCGAGTGTGCCATTCCACTCCGCGACAGCCCCAGGGACGGTCGTCGCGGTGACGTTCATCGTGCTCGTGCCGCCCAACACGCCGCCCGGTGATGCCATCTACTTGGCGACGAATTCGGGAAGTTGGACGCCGAACGGCACCCGCCTCGCGCCGCTCTCGGGCGGCCGTTGGTCCGCGACGCTGCAACTCGCCGCGGGCACGCAGATAGAATACCGCTACACGCGCGGCTCATGGACGACCGACGAACGAACCGCAGCCGGCACGCCGACGCCCAATCGAACGGTGACCGTGTCGAAGACCCCTGGTGCGCAAGCCATCGACGACGTCGTGGCGCGCTGGGCAGACCTCGCTTCATGA